A genomic window from Silene latifolia isolate original U9 population chromosome Y, ASM4854445v1, whole genome shotgun sequence includes:
- the LOC141627720 gene encoding uncharacterized protein LOC141627720 codes for MDRMPICVERRSSPSYVNAIDDTDESEVEPWYMAILRYKETEEYRIDLDVLGKRALRILASQFVNADDGQLYKRTTQGVLLRCVDKLTADKVMEEAHDGEYRPHMNAHMLVRKIMRLGYY; via the coding sequence ATGGACCGTATGCCAATTTGTGTTGAAAGAAGATCGTCACCCTCTTATGTGAATGCAATTGATGATAccgatgaaagtgaagttgagccTTGGTATATGGCTATTCTAAGGTACAAAGAAACGGAAGAATACCGTATCGACCTTGATGTACTAGGGAAGCGTGCCTTAAGAATTCTGGCATCCCAATTTGTTAATGCTGATGATGGgcagttatacaaaagaacgacCCAAGGTGTTCTGTTGCGATGTGTTGATAAATTGACCGCCGATAAAGTTATGGAAGAAGCCCATGACGGAGAGTATCGGCCACACATGAATGCGCACATGTTGGTTCGAAAAATCATGAGGTTGGGTTACTATTGA